AAGATCTGGCAAAGCATCTTTAAATAAGTAGCTCAAAGCGATTTTCACACAATCTACAGGAGTCCCAGAAACCGACCAAGCGCCTGCAACAGGTTGAGGATAATCATAAGGTTGTAAAATTACAGATTCACGGCAGGTGAATGCCATGCTTTTTGCAGATTGCTCTGTAGCAGGAGCTACTATATAAATATCAGCAAAATCAGCCTTTAATAAATTGGATACTAATAGGGTCATTCCTTTAGAGGAAATTCCATCATCATTAGTTAATAAAATTTTCATTCTTTTTTTGCTCTGATCAGACTTCTCTGAAACACTAGCCTCTTTTTCTTTAGAGAAGGCAGTTGTTAAAGGGAAACACATTAATAACGCGCAAAAAAGATACTGAATTCTAAAAAAATGAATTTTCATAAAAAATACTTGTTTAGACTATCTAGGGCACAAAAAATAAACAGATAGAATCATAAATAGCTATGATAAAATATCTATGTGATATTTAAACAATTTTAATTTTTAGGATAGCGAAGAAGGCTTATAAAGCACTTATACATGATGAAAAATTCTGGAACATCTATTTCTTAACATGGAAGATGAGACGCACATACATTTTCTAGCTAAAGAATTTATGAAGTAGATAATTTTCGACTGCCATGAGAATGATTTTCAATCGGAAATACCTACCTCACTTATTTGTTTTAGACATCGGATAATCTAGTATCAGCTTCAGAACCAATGAATACTTCGAAATCTTCCTGTAGTTCTTGAAATTCTAATTCACTAGTTAAAGCTAGTGGAGAATTTCTTACTAATAAAGGAACTACTGTAATGTAATTGTCTAAAAGAGAGCGGCATTCATCAGAGATATCTTCATCTATTACTATCTGACAATCACTTAGAGAAAAACTCTTACGTTTACCATCGCTACTTAAAAGTTTGGGTAAACCGCAAGCAAATTCTTTCCCTGTAGTAACAAGTCGCATTCCTTTCCAGGCCTCATTACGTTCACTAGCAGGAAAATTGACATTGAAACCCGTAAGAATAGGGAAGGGGGTCGATAAAGCATATAATGATAGCTTTTTCAATAGTTCGGGAGCGGAATCTTCTTGAAAGAAGGAAATGTGTTGCTCTTGAGAAAATGCTATTGAGGGAATACCTGATAAAATGGCTTCCATAGCTGCTCCAGCAGTTCCGGAGTAAAAGATATTTCTTCCCGCATTAGATCCGTGATTGATACCCGATAATACAAGATCAGGCAAAGAATCGCGGAATAAATCACCCAGGGCAAGTTTTACGCAATCTACGGGACTACCGGAAACAGACCAAGCACCCGCAACATCTTGTGGATAATCAACATTTTCCATAGAGACGGGTTGTGTATAGGAAAATGACATACTTTTTCCTGATTGTTCTGTACTCGGAGCTACTATATATAAATCTGCGAAATTAGCTTTTAGTAAGTTAGCGACTAAAAGGCTCATTCCTTTCGCCGAAATGCCGTCATCGTTAGTTAATAGAATCTTTAATCTTTTGTTCATAGAATTACCAAGAAAATAAATCTTACTATAAATATTTTAGTAAGACTAATCTAGAAAAATATATTTAATTAGTTTTGATTTTTTGTGCTTTTGACAACCCTTGTTGTTCAACTGCTAAAGCAATATTATGTCGTGCTTGAGGGAAAATGTCTTCTAGCAATTTTAAAACAGATTCTGTTTTTGTTCTTAAAGAGACAACAGGGCAACGACAGGTAACACGAGCGAAGCCACTTTCTTTAGCAAACTTACGTATCCATGATTCAGGGGTAAGAATCAAAGGACGTAAAATTGTAATATCAAAATGTACCATGTCTAAAACAGGTAACATCCCGGCAAACTCTGCTTTATGTAGAAGATTCATTAAAGCTGTTTGCACGACATCGTCTCGGTGATGTCCAAAAGCTACCGCAGTAGCCCCTATTTCTTTTGCTGCTTGAAAAAGTAGCCGTCTTCTAACCTGAGAACATGAATAGCATTCTGGAACCTCAGGATCATAAGGGGAAACAATAGATGTAAAAGGAACCTGGATTTTATCACAGATATTTGCTAAGTATTTCTGGTTAACTTCTGCACCACAGGAATATTTCCCACCGATATTAACAGCGTAAAGATCAAGTTCAGGAAAACCTCTTCCTGAAATTGCCTTGAGCATTAGAAGTAACGAAAGGCTATCTTTACCACCGCTAAGAGCCACAACAATCTTAGTGTGATTTTCTAACATAGAATAAGTGTATAAAGCTTTGCGGACCAAACTTTCTATGCGTTTGCCAGCTTTAATCCAAGGTGGATGTAAGTGCAGAATAGACATAGAAAAATAGTAAAAGGATAGAACAAAGCTTGCAATACAATCTTAGTTTATAGGAAAACTTATAATTGGTTTTTATCCTTATCTTATTTAAACTTTCCTTTAAACGCTTCGCTTTGAAAAGGATTACATGTCAAAAAAAGTTAATAGAAATGATCCATGCCCATGCGGTTCTAATAAGAAATATAAGCAATGCTGTCTTGCTAAAGATAGTCAACCCGCGCGTTATACTTCTGAAGGTAAATTTAAATTTTCTGCAGAAGTTCTCGCTTCAGGTCAAGCAGGGAATAGTTGCACACAATTATTTCAACGTCTCTCTGAAAGTTTGACGTCTGAGCAAAAGCAAGCGATTGATAAATATCACGAGATTACCAAGAATAAAACAGCGCCTGGAAAGAAAACTGTCAAAAAAGCTCAAGCTAAAGAAGACCGTTTGGTTTCAGAGCAACTTAAGAAGCATAATTTTCAAGTTATGGAGACGAATCTCTCTACAGAGCATTCGATTGAACAAACTAATCAAGACACAAGTTTTGTTTCCGAAGACTTTATTCCTACACAAGAAGACTATCGCATATCAGAAAATACTGATTCTGACTTGGAAGAAAATAACCAATAGCGTATAAATTGATTTCCTATTGGTTAATAAAGTTTTCTATTCAAGCAATAGGTTTCCTAAGTTTTTCGCTGGAGTAGCTCAATTGGCAGAGCATTCGATTTGTAATCGAACGGTTGAGGGTTCAAGTCCTTTCTCCAGCATTTTTTGGGGGTGTCGCATAGCGGTCAATTGCATCGGACTGTAAATCCGACTCCTTACGGATACGTTGGTTCAAATCCAGCCACCCCCAATTTTTTCTTTTTCTTTACCGCCTTCTTTTTTATTACTAATTTAGTTATTAAAAGTTAATTTATTTTAAAATAATTTAACTAAACATATTAGAAATTGACCATTATTTTATTATCTGATTTTTATTAGAAAAAATTGGAATAATAAAATAATAAATGACTACTTCTAATTCTAATGATAATAATAATGACTGCTATTTCTATGTAGATTCTACTTTAGAAGGTGATGTTGTTGCGGGAAATGTACAAACCAACGACACCAAATCTGATTCGATAGTTTCTACAAATAGCTTTTCTGTAACTAAACCGGGGAACGCTACTTTTCATGGAGCTATAAATGTTTCCGGTCTTACTTCGGCGAACTCACTTACCATAACAAATGCATCAAACAATGCTTCTATAGATTTGCATGGCAATAGGCTCAGTAATGTAGCTCGACCTACTCATGATTCTTCTCCAGTTCCAGCAAATTATATACGCTCTCCTGAATATTTTTTCTGCTCACTTAATCTATATGGAAGAATCAATATCAATACATCGGACCCCATTCCTATTATAGGGCCAGATAGATTGGTGTATCAATCGCAAAACATTTTCTCTCACATACGGTTTGTTGACTATAAAAAAGGAAGTGCCTCCAAGGTTACTTATCCAGGAACTCAATGGGTTCAATTATTGAGTAAAGGGATCTACATGATAGATTATGGCATCAATAAGCGTTGGGGATGGGACAATGGTTGGGGAGGAGATATTCATTTAAGAGATGCATCGGACGTTATTTATAGCACTAACACTATCTATAGTGGCGGAGGCTATGCAGACCAAGGAGCATTAAGCACATCAATACATTTTCAAAATCCTCCTTCTGATCCAAATGATTCTGTGTCTAATGGAAATACCGTAGCAAAATCTCTATTTTGTGCACTTTTAATGCAAAATACTGCGGTATTAAGCGGATTTTATTTTGGTCTCATTTTTTATCCAGAGGATCATACATAGCCATGAATAATAAAAATAAAAACATCCTGAGCTCTACTCCGGCTAATCCTGATAACAAGACTGTAGAAACAGATGCAACGGGGGTAAAAGATCAAAATCTCTATCTAAACAACGCCACATTAAGTATTGATGGGAATTTAAACATCGAAGATGAGTTTAATGCTGACTCACTGACTGTACAAAAAGATGTAAATTCAAACTGTGATTTCTTCGTTGGTGGAAATCTTTCGGGAAACGATAGTTGTTCATTAAAAGAAACTATTCTTAACGGAGATATTACTGTTTCATCTACTTCTGGAACACAGCCTCTTTTTAATAATATTTCAGATCCCGTTTCTCAACGCGATGCAATCACATTCAATTACTATAGAAAGAGTTGCGTACAAGCTTACACTTGTTTTATAGATCATCGCGGCACATCTAATATTGATAAAGATTCCTTAGTATATTTTAAAACAGGATCTTCTAAGGATTTCGAAAATTATACCCCAATGTATCGAAACTATTTTTATGTTGATCCACAACATATTCGAATTCGAACTCCGGGCATCTATCAGGTAACTTTTGAAATAACAAGGATGAATGGACAACACTCAGGAAATGATGAGGTAAATTTATTCTTAAGATTAAATTCAAGTGGACAATCTCAGAATTTATGTACAGCAGATACTCGTGGGCATTATAAGACAGATAGAACGAGCACCTCTTTATACGCTATTTTCTCTATTACAGATGTATCTAGTTCTAATTCACCCTCAGTTACTGTCTTTACAGGAGGTCATATAAATAGCATGTTTTCTACTGTAAGTGTGATCTGGTTCCCATTTGCATCAAGATTTTCTGAGGAGGATTAAAATACGATGTCAACACCTAAAACTAATATCAGTTTCCCTACGTTTGTTCGTTTTAATATCTACTCTAAAGACTTATCTCAGGATAAAAAAACCCGTGCTCTTACTGTAAGAGATACCATAACATCAAAGAACACTACTGTTACCAATCTAACTTGCACTGCAGGAAAACTTAACTGCAGTCAAGACCTATTTGTTGGTGGGGATATGAATGTTAAAATCGGGTCTAATCAAAAGATAGATTTCTATGGAAGGGTAAATCTAACAAACCATACCGTGAAATACACGAGTAGCTTAAATAATAATCAAGAGTATGGACAACAGTACGTTCCCTATGGACGATTTAAACAGACGAAAACCTCTGTTTCTATGCGTTCAGCAACTTCAGGAGGACATGTAAGAACAGGAGAAGTAAAGGGAGGAATTTGGGATATTCCCTGGGATAGATTCCATCAGCAAACCAATCAAATGGAAATTCCTGATTTCAAAATTGAATCAAGTAGACCTGCTGAACTTGCATTTCAAGCAAGTCCATCTAATCCTAAACTCTTCCGGATCACTGTCATTATGGCAAAACATGGAGGTTGGTTAGATAATGGGACAGGAGGAGAATGTCTCTTGATGGCTGTGGTCGGCGGGAAACAAATATTCTTACAAGGATCCACATGCTCAGGAACAAGTTACTACAGATCTAAACCTATGAAATGGGTTGCAACCACATACTTTGCCACACAAAATGGGTTCTTCTTATTAAGAAACTTAAGTTATTGGTGGCGTGTTGCTTCATTTTCTTGGAATGTAGTTCAGCTACCTTATTTTAGATAAAATATTGAACTACAACTTTGCCCGGTAAAATTTATTCTCCGGGCACTTTTTTTATTACTCGACCAACAAGATCATAACCTACATAACCTGTGATCTCGATTAAATAACGCTCCCCGAATCCTGAAACTAAACGCGCTTCATTAACAATAATACAAGGATCAACTTCAGGAGCTTGTCCATAAAAACGTGCTGTTAGCAAGAGTTCGCTATCAGGATGATATCCATCAATAACAGCCTCAACAATTTGCCCAACAATTTGCTTGTTATGCTTTTCAACATTTTTCTTTTGTGTTTGAGAAAGAATCTTAAGTCTTTTCGATTTTACGCTCTGAGATATTTGATCAGGCATTTTCGCAGCTACAGAACCTTCTTCTTGAGAATAAGAAAAGATCCCCAAATTATCGATCCATCCTTCACTAACAAAATCTACAAGATCTTGAAACTCCTCATCGGTCTCTCCAGGAAAACCGACAATGAATGAAGAGCGAATATAAATATGTGGAATACGTGTACGTAGCTTAGTTAATAAGTCTAAAATTTGTTCTTTAGATGTTGTTCTTAACATATTTTTTAAAACATGATTATTAATATGTTGTAGGGGAATATCTACATAGGGGAGTAGACGAGGATCACTTTCCATAAGATCAATAATCGTATCATCAACTTCATCGGGATATAGATAGAGCATACGAATCCAATAGTCTCCCGGCTCTTTGAGCATCTCCTTTAATACACTATCTAAACAAGATTTGCGATCTGCTGAGAGATCTTTACCATAATCACCCAAATCTTGAGCAATTAAAATGATCTCTTTAACACCCATATTTAATAATAGACGAAATTCTTTAATAATTTGATCTAGGGACTTACTTCTTAAACCGCCCTTGATCGTTGGAATAATACAAAAAGCACAACGCTTACGACATCCTTCAGCAATTTTTAAATAAGCATAGTGCTTAGGAGTCGATAGTTTCCTAGGGATCTCTCCCATTTCCAAATAACTTTTGGAAGATAACTTTTCTCCGGCTTCTTTGGATTCGATCGCAGATAGAATATGTTCTACATCTCCAGAACCTAAAACATAATGTATATAGGGGAACCAGGGTTTCAACTCCTCTTTATGCTTAGATACCATACAACCAGTTAATATAATCTTGGCACTTTCCTTTTTTGCCTTAATTATACGTTGAAGATAATCCATAGATTCATCTCGAGCTGCTTTTAAAAAAGCACACGTATTCAAAATTAAATAGTCAGCTTCTTGAAGTATTTCTGTAGCTTCATAACCAGCTTTCAATAAGATACCGAGCATTACCTCACTGTCCACAAGATTTCTAGAACATCCCAAACTAATAAAATGAATTTTATTTTTTGAAGTTGCCTGGTTAAAAAAAACCTGTTCTTTAGTTGTCATGAAAATTCTCTTCTAAATTATGGGGAAGTTTTCTTGATTCTTTTTGAAAATAAATATAGTATCATAAGCGATTTATCATTTTCTTAAAAGGATTCATCAATGGCTAGTAAGAATCGTGAAATCATTAAATTAAAAAGTTCTGAAAGTTCCGATATGTACTGGACTGTTAAAAATAAAAGAAAAACAACAGGTCGACTAGAACTCAAAAAATATGATAGAAAACTGCGTAGGCACGTAATTTTCAAAGAAGCTAAGTAAAAGATTTTATTTACCTGCTAGCTTCTATTCTAAGTTGTTGAGTAGGTCATGAAATTAGAACTTCTAATTGCTTTTAAGTATCTAATACCAAGAAAGAAAAGATTATCTTCTGCCATTGTTTCTATATTTTCAATAGGCATCATTTCTTTAGTCACTTGGTTATCCATTGTTTTTATTTCCGTAATTTATGGTTTAGAACAGCGTTGGATTCATGATCTTTCCCAGCTTCATTCTCCAATAAAAATCTTACCCTCAGCTTTATATTATGATTCTTACTACTATCAAGTAGATAGGCATGCGGATCTTTCTCAATATACAACAAAGACTATAGGAGAAAAACTCGTTTCATCTTTTATAGATCCTTATAATCCAGATTTAGATTACTCTCTTCCTGAGAATTTCCCGATACCTGACATAACTCCAAATGGCGAGTTGAAGGATCCTGTAAAAATAGTCTTTGAATCTCTCACTCCCTATCTAAATCAAAATCAAGGACAGCTTTTGGAATTTGAAGAGGGTATTGGTTATGTGCAAATGGATAAGATTATAGATCCTAGTAAATCAGAATCTCGAACATTTTCCCAATTTGTTGCTTATCCCTCAGACAAGATTTATAAAGATAGGGTGCTTCCCTATGATCATACGGATTATAGCTCGGAGATTTTAAACCCTTTCAACAGTTCTAATGAAGGTTGGGAAAAAGATTTTGCAAATTTACAAAATACTTATCGGGGATCTTCCGTTATTCTTCCCATTAACTATCGTGATATGGGCTATAGGGTAGGGGATAAAGGCAATCTTAGTATTTTCTCTCCAGAAACTCAGAAGGAAATTAAACATCCCGTACATGTTATTGGATTCTACAATCCCGGTTTATCTCCCATGGGCAGTAAGATTGTATTCATTGATATGGATTTAGCTTCCCTAATACGCTCAGAATCTACGGGATTAGGAATGCATAACGGCTTGCATGTCTTCTTTCCTAATACTAAACAAATAACTCTGATTAAAAATCAGATTCAAACTATTTTAAATCAAATGGATGTAGATCAATATTGGGAAGTATCATCTCTTTATGATTATCAGTATTTCAAGCCTATCTTAGATCAGCTTCGTAGTGACCAGGTATTATTTTTATTGATTTCTATTATTATCTTGATCGTTGCCTGTTCGAATGTGGTGACTATGTCCATTCTTCTAGTAAATAATAAGAAGAAAGAAATAGGGATCCTTAAGGCTATGGGAACACCCTCACGTAGCTTAAAGGTCATTTTCAGTTTCTGCGGAGCACTTTCTGGAGCAATTGGTGTGATCCTTGGCACAATCTTTGCAATTATAACAATGAAAAATCTCTCTCTAATTACCCGTGGATTAAGTTATCTACAAGGCAGAGAAGCTTTTAACTCCACATTCTTTGGTCAAGGTCTACCTCAGGAAATCCATATCCCTACAATTGCTATACTAGGATTAGGGACCTTAATCTTAGCGGCTATTTCTGGAGCCTTGCCAGCAAGGAAAGTTGCTAAAATGCACGTCTCGGACATCTTAAAAGCGGAATAATTATGCCTCCTCTTATTGAAGCGAAAAATCTTTCCAAAACTATTCAACAAAGCAATCAAAATATTGAGATATTACGTAATGTAAGTATCGACTTACATCCTGGAGAAGTGGTTGCTATCACAGGAGCCTCAGGAAATGGGAAAAGCACACTCCTACATTTGTTGGGGACATTAGATACACCGTCATCAGGTGAACTTTTTTTTCTAGGTAAAGAAAAGAAAACTTACAATCTTTCTCAGTTTAGAAACCGACATATTGGTTTTATCTTTCAAAACTTCTATCTCTTAGAAGATGATACTGTAATCAAAAATATCCTAATGCCTGCAAGCATTGCTCGAAAAAGTATTTCTAAAGGATCTTCAGTATATAGAAAAGCATTAGAACTGATAGAATCCATAGGTTTATCCCACAGAGTACACTCTCGATGTTGTAATCTATCAGGAGGAGAAAAACAACGCGTAGCTATTGCTAGGGCGTTAATAAATGATCCATCCATTTTACTCGCAGACGAACCTTCGGGAAATTTAGACGATCAAACTTCAGAATACATTCATAATCTTCTTTTATCTCAATCACATGATTCACGTGGAGTGCTTATTGTCACGCATAATAAGCAACTCGCACGCCAATGCCATCGAGAGGGGGTTTTACAAAATGGAGAACTCTTTTTCTGACATTACTCTCTTTTTGCTCCTGTAGATACATCTAAATTATATCTAGGAAGATGATCTAAAATCATCTCTTGATTGAATAGATCAATAGATATGTGATAACGCGATTGTCTACTAAAATATTTAAGCAATCTATTTTCCGGATTTCTTATTTCTCCCATAAAAATAGATTCCTTTTTCAATCCTAAATCATCAAAATCCTTCCAAGTTAAAAGAGAAATCAAAGGTTCATACAAATGATGCTTTTCATCCGAAACCTCTCCAAGACAAGGAACAGCAAACTTACGTACTCCTTGTTTATTGCCATCAAGAGCGCATAGCAAGTCCCAATTCTCAAAATCTAATGATTTAATTAAACATAATTGCTCCCAAGAAACACCGTGTATACATAATTCTAACAAGGAATTTTGAATTCCTTTAAAAAATCTTGTAACGTCAATACCTACATCTTCATCTCCTCCTCTTCCTACCTCTAGACATGTTTCTGATATTCTATGTTTTATTGCCTCCAATTCTTCATTTTCCCAATCTTCATTACGAACATACAAACAGCATGTATCGAAATCCTCCCTAGATATCTTTTGAGCGATAAGATAGGTATTTTTTAAAAAAATAGTTTGAGCATTCCTACAACCTCCTACTTTTCCTAACCAATAAGACGCTATTTCTTCACGAGATGGATTAGTAAGCTCTCTAGTAGGGAATTTTGGAGCTATTTCTATAAATTTCTTTAACCAATATATAGGACAGTTTCTAGTTAATACAGTATCTAAAGAAATAAACTCTCTTTGTTGAAGATCACCAATAAATTTAGAAATTCCATATTTATTCAAAGCTATTTTTAACTTTTTAGGGAAAGTTCCTAAATATTTATGAAAATAAATATCCTGATCTTCGCCCGCTTCATCTAAGCTATGGAGCAATAG
This portion of the Chlamydia crocodili genome encodes:
- a CDS encoding DUF1389 domain-containing protein, producing MSGIILHSLFKNDCRCHASYPFDRRIQDRLTIAIIMAVISSISLILAIIPAIIMATPIGFIWAGIFGGLALTFFVFAILINYLRKNMPEGFKEVLKENYPHAFCDFIQKNQLTIQETRLLLHSLDEAGEDQDIYFHKYLGTFPKKLKIALNKYGISKFIGDLQQREFISLDTVLTRNCPIYWLKKFIEIAPKFPTRELTNPSREEIASYWLGKVGGCRNAQTIFLKNTYLIAQKISREDFDTCCLYVRNEDWENEELEAIKHRISETCLEVGRGGDEDVGIDVTRFFKGIQNSLLELCIHGVSWEQLCLIKSLDFENWDLLCALDGNKQGVRKFAVPCLGEVSDEKHHLYEPLISLLTWKDFDDLGLKKESIFMGEIRNPENRLLKYFSRQSRYHISIDLFNQEMILDHLPRYNLDVSTGAKRE
- a CDS encoding YecA family protein, giving the protein MSKKVNRNDPCPCGSNKKYKQCCLAKDSQPARYTSEGKFKFSAEVLASGQAGNSCTQLFQRLSESLTSEQKQAIDKYHEITKNKTAPGKKTVKKAQAKEDRLVSEQLKKHNFQVMETNLSTEHSIEQTNQDTSFVSEDFIPTQEDYRISENTDSDLEENNQ
- a CDS encoding tRNA 2-thiocytidine biosynthesis TtcA family protein; protein product: MSILHLHPPWIKAGKRIESLVRKALYTYSMLENHTKIVVALSGGKDSLSLLLMLKAISGRGFPELDLYAVNIGGKYSCGAEVNQKYLANICDKIQVPFTSIVSPYDPEVPECYSCSQVRRRLLFQAAKEIGATAVAFGHHRDDVVQTALMNLLHKAEFAGMLPVLDMVHFDITILRPLILTPESWIRKFAKESGFARVTCRCPVVSLRTKTESVLKLLEDIFPQARHNIALAVEQQGLSKAQKIKTN
- a CDS encoding ABC transporter ATP-binding protein, which translates into the protein MPPLIEAKNLSKTIQQSNQNIEILRNVSIDLHPGEVVAITGASGNGKSTLLHLLGTLDTPSSGELFFLGKEKKTYNLSQFRNRHIGFIFQNFYLLEDDTVIKNILMPASIARKSISKGSSVYRKALELIESIGLSHRVHSRCCNLSGGEKQRVAIARALINDPSILLADEPSGNLDDQTSEYIHNLLLSQSHDSRGVLIVTHNKQLARQCHREGVLQNGELFF
- a CDS encoding ABC transporter permease — encoded protein: MKLELLIAFKYLIPRKKRLSSAIVSIFSIGIISLVTWLSIVFISVIYGLEQRWIHDLSQLHSPIKILPSALYYDSYYYQVDRHADLSQYTTKTIGEKLVSSFIDPYNPDLDYSLPENFPIPDITPNGELKDPVKIVFESLTPYLNQNQGQLLEFEEGIGYVQMDKIIDPSKSESRTFSQFVAYPSDKIYKDRVLPYDHTDYSSEILNPFNSSNEGWEKDFANLQNTYRGSSVILPINYRDMGYRVGDKGNLSIFSPETQKEIKHPVHVIGFYNPGLSPMGSKIVFIDMDLASLIRSESTGLGMHNGLHVFFPNTKQITLIKNQIQTILNQMDVDQYWEVSSLYDYQYFKPILDQLRSDQVLFLLISIIILIVACSNVVTMSILLVNNKKKEIGILKAMGTPSRSLKVIFSFCGALSGAIGVILGTIFAIITMKNLSLITRGLSYLQGREAFNSTFFGQGLPQEIHIPTIAILGLGTLILAAISGALPARKVAKMHVSDILKAE
- the surE gene encoding 5'/3'-nucleotidase SurE; amino-acid sequence: MNKRLKILLTNDDGISAKGMSLLVANLLKANFADLYIVAPSTEQSGKSMSFSYTQPVSMENVDYPQDVAGAWSVSGSPVDCVKLALGDLFRDSLPDLVLSGINHGSNAGRNIFYSGTAGAAMEAILSGIPSIAFSQEQHISFFQEDSAPELLKKLSLYALSTPFPILTGFNVNFPASERNEAWKGMRLVTTGKEFACGLPKLLSSDGKRKSFSLSDCQIVIDEDISDECRSLLDNYITVVPLLVRNSPLALTSELEFQELQEDFEVFIGSEADTRLSDV
- the rimO gene encoding 30S ribosomal protein S12 methylthiotransferase RimO; the encoded protein is MTTKEQVFFNQATSKNKIHFISLGCSRNLVDSEVMLGILLKAGYEATEILQEADYLILNTCAFLKAARDESMDYLQRIIKAKKESAKIILTGCMVSKHKEELKPWFPYIHYVLGSGDVEHILSAIESKEAGEKLSSKSYLEMGEIPRKLSTPKHYAYLKIAEGCRKRCAFCIIPTIKGGLRSKSLDQIIKEFRLLLNMGVKEIILIAQDLGDYGKDLSADRKSCLDSVLKEMLKEPGDYWIRMLYLYPDEVDDTIIDLMESDPRLLPYVDIPLQHINNHVLKNMLRTTSKEQILDLLTKLRTRIPHIYIRSSFIVGFPGETDEEFQDLVDFVSEGWIDNLGIFSYSQEEGSVAAKMPDQISQSVKSKRLKILSQTQKKNVEKHNKQIVGQIVEAVIDGYHPDSELLLTARFYGQAPEVDPCIIVNEARLVSGFGERYLIEITGYVGYDLVGRVIKKVPGE
- the rpmG gene encoding 50S ribosomal protein L33; the encoded protein is MASKNREIIKLKSSESSDMYWTVKNKRKTTGRLELKKYDRKLRRHVIFKEAK